From Pedobacter indicus, a single genomic window includes:
- a CDS encoding c-type cytochrome gives MIKKISIHYILSVLAFLMIANVPLFAQETPSEEDFYKILKVPAPEGVLLEVGGLTTMPNGNLAVSTRRGDVYIVENPTSNKPYFRKFASGLHEILGLAYKDGALYCAQRGELTKLIDTDLDGKADVYETIYAWPISGHYHEYSFGPKIAPDGSFFVTANVAFGDEEWWRGESRVPWRGWTMQIFEDGTMKPWATGMRSPAGPGFLYDELFYTENQGDWIGSGGLWYLPKGAFTGHAAGLVWTDLPNSPLKVKQEDLFSQVDERRTRNAEGRAVKPENIIHETDFKTMADVKEHIPELQLPAVWLPHGILGISTSEPVVIPEGHFGPFEGQVLVGDQGMSMINRIFLEKVNGEYQGAAIAFRSGFRSGVLRMAWAEDGSLFVGETNRGWGSAGDANEGLQRLVYDVEEMPFEMKAVRAMPDGFEIEFTLPVDAKSAEDIASYTLETHTYKYNSVYGSPPVNQETPKIKGVKLSDDGMRVRVVTDGLKKHYVHTLRLDGVRSKDRFYSLVHPTAYYTLHNIPSGNKLAMSELSTKDSSIPPLVEKKAEPKATTPSKAKTASTGTPAKQVVAKAPTYNEVKGLLSRHTCIACHNPDKKQVGPAYKEIAKRNYTVDELVKLIITPKPSNWPEYATEMPPMSHVPKADIEKIAAWIVSLK, from the coding sequence GGTAATTTGGCCGTATCTACTCGTCGTGGCGATGTGTACATCGTTGAAAACCCAACGAGCAACAAACCTTATTTCAGAAAATTTGCTTCCGGATTACATGAGATTCTTGGTCTAGCCTACAAAGACGGTGCACTTTATTGTGCACAACGTGGTGAATTAACGAAATTAATCGATACTGATTTGGATGGCAAAGCAGATGTATATGAAACTATCTACGCTTGGCCTATTTCAGGACACTATCATGAATATAGCTTTGGACCGAAAATCGCTCCTGATGGCTCATTTTTTGTGACTGCTAATGTAGCTTTCGGTGATGAAGAATGGTGGAGAGGAGAGAGCCGCGTTCCATGGAGAGGGTGGACTATGCAGATCTTTGAAGATGGTACCATGAAGCCTTGGGCTACGGGTATGCGTTCTCCTGCCGGTCCCGGATTCTTATATGACGAATTGTTTTACACTGAGAACCAAGGTGACTGGATAGGTTCTGGTGGTTTATGGTATCTGCCAAAAGGAGCGTTTACAGGTCACGCCGCTGGTTTGGTGTGGACGGATCTTCCGAATTCCCCGCTTAAAGTGAAACAGGAGGATCTTTTCAGCCAGGTTGACGAGAGAAGGACTAGAAACGCTGAAGGTCGGGCGGTTAAACCGGAGAACATTATTCATGAAACTGATTTTAAAACCATGGCTGATGTAAAGGAACATATTCCTGAGCTACAATTGCCAGCAGTTTGGTTGCCACATGGTATTTTGGGTATATCTACCTCTGAACCTGTTGTTATTCCTGAAGGTCATTTTGGGCCGTTCGAAGGACAGGTATTGGTCGGTGACCAGGGCATGAGTATGATCAACCGTATATTCCTGGAAAAAGTGAATGGTGAATATCAGGGAGCTGCCATTGCATTCCGTAGTGGTTTCCGTTCGGGTGTCCTCCGCATGGCTTGGGCTGAAGACGGATCTCTGTTTGTAGGGGAAACCAACCGTGGTTGGGGATCTGCCGGTGATGCCAATGAAGGACTTCAGCGCTTGGTATATGATGTTGAAGAGATGCCATTTGAAATGAAAGCTGTACGCGCGATGCCAGATGGGTTTGAAATTGAATTTACATTGCCTGTAGATGCTAAATCAGCGGAAGATATTGCTTCGTATACCTTGGAAACGCATACTTATAAATATAATTCTGTTTACGGTAGCCCACCAGTAAATCAGGAAACCCCTAAGATTAAAGGTGTTAAATTATCTGATGATGGTATGCGTGTGCGCGTTGTAACAGATGGTTTGAAGAAACATTACGTTCATACGCTTCGGTTAGATGGTGTTCGTTCTAAAGATCGCTTCTATTCGTTGGTTCATCCGACCGCTTATTACACCCTGCATAACATCCCTTCAGGAAATAAGCTGGCCATGAGCGAACTGTCGACTAAAGACTCGTCAATACCTCCGTTAGTTGAGAAAAAAGCAGAACCAAAAGCAACAACACCTAGCAAAGCCAAGACTGCATCGACCGGCACACCGGCAAAACAAGTAGTAGCAAAAGCACCTACTTATAATGAGGTGAAAGGTTTGTTAAGTCGTCACACTTGTATTGCTTGCCACAATCCGGATAAAAAACAGGTTGGACCAGCGTATAAAGAGATTGCAAAGCGCAATTACACAGTTGATGAATTGGTGAAATTGATTATCACACCAAAACCCTCGAACTGGCCTGAATACGCTACCGAAATGCCACCGATGTCGCATGTTCCAAAAGCAGATATTGAAAAGATCGCTGCTTGGATTGTATCATTAAAATAA
- a CDS encoding RagB/SusD family nutrient uptake outer membrane protein, protein MKKIDNILIGALALALSASFSACQKDFLDRKPLTEISELDVWTDPNLTKAFVARMYEEMDHGFAEVMISSLTDESRFIHDYNTSRVLQGNISPDEHGAVWDFANWGKFYGVIRNTNMYFENIDEVPFTDENDKQQLTGEVHFMRAYNYFMLLRMYGGVPLITETFGLDDEEAIQSVSRNSYEETVNFIVAECDKAIEMTNDETTRGVVNKSAARALKSRVLLYAASDLYNKPGNSNELVGYTSGSQVERWRAAKDAAYDIIETNLYSLYNKSEDPTENYTNIFLDKTSEETIFAKLFDRELLGTSHDLYNGPNGYNNWGGNVPLQNMVDVYQMNDGSPFSWTNNAHKIAPYENRDPRFAATILYNGAPWKQRGDNGIGLDPVGVIQTAQYEYWNGSSVQTRWGLDTRNSPIESWNGTYSGYYLRKFMDITLNAQFIRGDQDWIFFRYAEVLLNYAEACIELGEEAEAKKYLKMVRERAGMPGSSVDNASGQALENLYRYERRVELAYEGHRFFDARRWMTAKEDFSKPAQGIVIYGKLQPDRKTLVYSYTVDNIQDRSFPEKMYFIPIPIGEIRKNENIEQNPNY, encoded by the coding sequence ATGAAAAAAATAGATAATATATTGATCGGCGCTCTGGCTCTTGCTCTATCAGCAAGTTTTAGCGCATGTCAAAAAGACTTTTTAGACCGCAAGCCCTTAACGGAGATATCCGAACTTGATGTATGGACCGATCCGAACCTTACAAAGGCCTTTGTAGCACGTATGTACGAAGAGATGGATCATGGTTTTGCAGAAGTGATGATCTCTTCCCTGACGGATGAGTCCAGGTTTATTCACGACTACAATACTTCCCGTGTACTACAAGGCAACATTAGTCCAGATGAGCACGGCGCTGTGTGGGATTTTGCCAATTGGGGTAAATTCTATGGTGTGATACGCAACACGAACATGTATTTCGAAAATATCGACGAAGTACCGTTTACTGATGAAAATGACAAACAACAGTTAACGGGGGAAGTTCATTTTATGAGAGCTTATAACTATTTTATGCTTCTTCGGATGTATGGAGGGGTTCCGCTGATTACGGAGACCTTTGGTCTGGATGATGAAGAAGCTATCCAGTCGGTAAGTAGAAACTCGTATGAGGAAACAGTGAACTTTATCGTGGCAGAATGTGACAAAGCAATCGAGATGACAAATGATGAAACAACACGAGGTGTTGTTAATAAATCTGCCGCCCGTGCGCTCAAATCACGTGTATTGCTTTATGCTGCTAGTGACCTGTACAACAAACCGGGAAACAGCAATGAATTGGTTGGCTATACAAGCGGTAGCCAAGTAGAACGGTGGCGAGCAGCGAAAGACGCAGCCTATGATATCATCGAAACCAATTTGTATTCGCTGTACAACAAAAGTGAAGATCCGACCGAAAATTACACCAATATCTTCTTAGATAAAACAAGTGAAGAAACCATCTTTGCAAAACTTTTTGACAGAGAATTATTGGGCACGTCGCACGATTTATACAATGGGCCAAATGGGTATAATAACTGGGGCGGTAATGTCCCTCTTCAAAACATGGTTGACGTTTATCAAATGAACGATGGGTCGCCATTTAGCTGGACAAATAACGCGCATAAAATTGCTCCGTATGAGAACCGAGATCCACGTTTCGCTGCGACCATTCTTTATAACGGAGCGCCTTGGAAACAAAGAGGTGACAATGGAATCGGGCTAGACCCTGTTGGGGTAATCCAAACCGCTCAGTATGAATATTGGAATGGTAGCAGCGTACAAACCCGCTGGGGACTAGATACTCGTAACTCACCGATCGAGAGTTGGAACGGAACTTATAGCGGTTATTATCTTCGGAAATTCATGGACATCACACTCAATGCTCAATTTATCCGTGGAGACCAGGACTGGATATTTTTCCGATATGCTGAAGTGTTGCTCAACTATGCAGAAGCTTGTATCGAGTTAGGTGAAGAAGCTGAAGCAAAGAAATATCTGAAAATGGTTCGCGAGCGTGCGGGTATGCCTGGTTCGTCTGTTGATAATGCCTCTGGTCAGGCACTCGAGAATTTATACCGGTACGAGAGACGTGTAGAACTGGCTTATGAAGGGCATCGGTTTTTTGATGCTAGACGCTGGATGACCGCGAAAGAGGATTTCAGCAAACCTGCTCAGGGAATTGTGATCTATGGAAAATTACAACCCGATCGTAAGACACTGGTCTATAGTTACACTGTTGACAATATTCAGGATCGTAGCTTCCCTGAGAAAATGTATTTTATCCCCATTCCAATCGGTGAAATACGGAAAAATGAGAACATAGAACAAAATCCAAACTACTAA
- a CDS encoding SusC/RagA family TonB-linked outer membrane protein — protein sequence MIKLRLKSTILHAKYVGLCLLFLQQTNEVYPKVKLPDKAFNPIGLQQKAVTGKVTTPDDPEGLPGVTVNIKGTTEGVSTDTDGNYQLLNVPGDATLVFSMVGMEPHEEAVNNRETINVVLTPTASDLDEVVVVGYGVQKKATKTGAISQVKGEDLKQAPVVNIENTLAGRIPGVMGLNQSGEPGYDGSNILIRGRNTLNSDNSGPLIVIDGIPDRGGMGRLDPNEIESVSVLKDAQAAIYGSRSANGVIVITTKRGITGEPRINYNFNQGFVAPTKLPEMADAALYAQLENEILAYGGDALKWTDEDIEHFRNGDDPWRYPNTDWLDAVVANNSLQNKHSLSIRGGTEKMRYFASLGTLFQDGIYKNSATNYKQHNARINLDANVGEYLDFKLDLAGRLEDRNFPPRSAGSIFRAAMRGRPTEAAVWPNGLPGPDIEFGDNPVVTATNEIGYDNHKRWVLNGTLGATFRIPGVEGLSLDANFGVDEMLNFQKRWTKPWMLYTLDGFDENGEPILSGSERGVSQPELFERYYQDQYITINARAIFERSFGDHNLNTFVAVEQIENIGDDFEGQRKYFISSAIDQMFAGGDLERSITGSGYEYARRNIFGRVSYNFAEKYLLDFNWRVDGSQRFPKDNRFGFFPGVGIGWVISSEDFWKDNIPAINHFKLRGSYGRLGSDLVPNFQYLSTFAFMDSDGNMLPGIIMGDELIRSIMQTRTPNPNIAWELSDNYNVGIELELNEGKWALEADWFMNNRSNILTQRSASMPLYVGFSLPDENIGESTNQGIEGVITHRNTFGDLYLNVSANAMYARNKLTYWDETPGAPDYQRSTGKTFDAPLYYESIGIFRDQAHVDSYPHISGARPGDIIFKDINEDGQIDDLDRMRYDYTQYPRWIFGFNLAAVYKDFDLTLLMQGSAGARQYVRTESGLIGNFPVAFVEDRWTEDNIDASWPRTYDRNREYWVNRENTFWWWKTDFLRLKTIELGYTLPQDLTQKVSISSLRFFASGQNLLTFSKVDFFDPEIPSGSGQYYPQTKIYNIGVSVTF from the coding sequence ATGATCAAATTACGATTGAAATCAACAATCCTGCATGCAAAATATGTGGGTTTGTGTTTGCTGTTCCTGCAGCAAACAAACGAAGTTTACCCCAAGGTAAAACTTCCAGACAAAGCCTTTAACCCCATTGGCTTACAACAGAAGGCTGTTACTGGGAAAGTGACAACGCCTGACGACCCAGAGGGGTTACCAGGGGTTACCGTCAACATTAAAGGTACAACAGAAGGAGTCAGTACCGATACAGATGGAAATTACCAATTACTGAATGTCCCCGGCGACGCCACCCTCGTATTCAGCATGGTCGGTATGGAACCCCATGAAGAAGCAGTGAATAACCGGGAAACAATTAATGTTGTGCTGACGCCAACCGCTTCAGACCTGGACGAAGTTGTGGTAGTCGGCTACGGTGTGCAGAAAAAAGCAACCAAAACAGGAGCTATCTCACAAGTCAAAGGTGAGGATCTAAAACAAGCGCCTGTGGTGAATATTGAAAACACCTTGGCGGGACGGATTCCCGGTGTGATGGGCTTAAACCAAAGTGGTGAGCCGGGTTATGACGGATCGAATATCCTGATTCGTGGTAGAAATACACTTAACTCTGATAACTCCGGGCCGCTTATCGTTATAGACGGCATACCGGACCGAGGTGGCATGGGGCGGTTAGATCCGAATGAAATTGAGAGCGTTTCTGTTTTAAAGGATGCACAGGCTGCTATTTACGGGTCTCGCTCAGCAAATGGTGTTATTGTGATCACGACAAAGCGAGGCATCACCGGCGAACCAAGAATCAATTATAATTTCAATCAAGGTTTTGTGGCGCCAACCAAATTACCCGAAATGGCCGATGCAGCCTTATACGCGCAACTTGAAAATGAAATTCTCGCTTACGGTGGCGATGCATTAAAGTGGACAGATGAGGATATCGAGCATTTCAGAAATGGGGACGATCCCTGGCGTTATCCAAACACCGATTGGCTAGATGCTGTTGTTGCCAATAATTCGTTGCAAAACAAACATTCTCTATCAATTCGAGGCGGTACGGAAAAGATGCGTTATTTTGCTTCTTTAGGTACACTTTTTCAAGATGGGATTTACAAAAACAGCGCAACCAACTACAAACAGCATAATGCGCGGATTAACCTTGACGCGAATGTCGGCGAGTATCTGGATTTTAAACTGGATCTCGCTGGTCGCTTGGAAGACCGGAATTTCCCTCCGAGAAGTGCCGGTTCTATTTTCCGGGCAGCGATGCGGGGAAGACCCACTGAAGCAGCGGTTTGGCCAAACGGCTTACCGGGACCGGATATTGAATTTGGAGACAACCCTGTTGTTACTGCCACCAATGAAATCGGTTATGACAATCATAAACGCTGGGTACTGAATGGAACCCTAGGCGCAACTTTTAGAATACCAGGCGTTGAAGGACTATCACTTGATGCAAACTTTGGTGTTGATGAGATGCTCAACTTTCAGAAGAGATGGACGAAACCCTGGATGTTGTATACACTTGATGGGTTTGATGAAAATGGAGAACCCATTCTAAGCGGATCTGAGCGCGGTGTATCGCAACCTGAACTGTTCGAACGCTATTATCAAGATCAATACATTACCATCAATGCGCGTGCAATTTTTGAACGCTCTTTCGGCGATCACAACCTGAACACCTTTGTAGCCGTTGAACAGATCGAAAATATTGGTGATGATTTTGAGGGCCAACGTAAATACTTCATCTCATCTGCCATTGATCAAATGTTTGCAGGCGGTGACCTGGAAAGGTCTATTACGGGATCGGGATATGAATATGCTCGTCGGAATATCTTTGGCCGGGTTTCCTATAACTTTGCTGAAAAGTACCTGCTTGATTTTAACTGGCGGGTTGATGGGTCACAGCGCTTTCCGAAAGACAACCGTTTTGGCTTCTTCCCCGGTGTCGGCATAGGTTGGGTAATCTCCTCGGAAGACTTCTGGAAAGATAATATCCCAGCAATCAATCATTTCAAACTAAGAGGTTCTTACGGACGCCTGGGTAGTGACCTGGTACCAAACTTTCAGTATTTGAGCACTTTTGCGTTTATGGATTCGGACGGGAACATGTTACCCGGAATAATTATGGGCGACGAGCTAATCCGCTCAATTATGCAGACGCGAACCCCAAACCCCAACATCGCATGGGAGCTCTCTGACAATTACAATGTGGGGATCGAATTGGAATTAAACGAAGGAAAATGGGCCTTGGAGGCCGACTGGTTTATGAATAACCGTTCGAACATCCTGACCCAGCGTTCTGCTTCGATGCCATTGTATGTCGGGTTTAGCTTACCGGATGAGAATATAGGTGAATCGACCAACCAAGGTATAGAGGGTGTAATTACACACCGTAATACTTTTGGAGATCTTTACCTTAATGTCTCTGCCAATGCTATGTATGCCCGTAATAAACTGACCTATTGGGATGAGACCCCCGGTGCACCGGATTATCAACGATCAACTGGGAAAACATTTGACGCTCCGCTATATTATGAATCGATCGGTATATTCCGTGATCAGGCGCATGTGGACTCCTACCCTCATATTTCGGGAGCACGACCAGGAGATATCATTTTTAAGGATATCAATGAGGATGGTCAGATCGATGACCTAGATCGGATGCGTTATGACTACACACAGTATCCGCGTTGGATATTCGGCTTCAACCTCGCCGCCGTTTATAAGGATTTTGACTTAACACTATTAATGCAAGGTTCAGCCGGAGCAAGACAATACGTAAGAACTGAATCTGGCTTAATCGGTAACTTCCCAGTTGCCTTTGTGGAAGATCGGTGGACAGAAGATAATATTGATGCATCGTGGCCGAGAACCTATGACCGGAACCGGGAATATTGGGTAAACCGTGAAAATACGTTTTGGTGGTGGAAAACAGATTTCTTACGCTTAAAAACGATCGAACTGGGTTATACGCTTCCACAAGATCTAACCCAAAAGGTATCGATCAGCTCACTTCGATTTTTCGCCAGCGGCCAGAATCTGTTGACTTTCTCAAAAGTCGATTTCTTCGACCCTGAGATTCCTAGTGGATCTGGACAATATTATCCACAAACCAAAATTTATAATATTGGTGTAAGTGTAACCTTTTAA
- a CDS encoding TonB-dependent receptor, whose translation MRSSTILGCSALLSLCLLYNPSHAQLSGPSAASEIEAQHAEDESQRPGSISGLILSENDEPLVGISLNLDELSLKITSDEHGRFELKNIPPGNYTITASGLGYAASKQNVIVRGGRNTELNLQLNKTTQSLNEVVITGSQNRFARKESDFVAKMPLLNIENPQVYNSIGKELLADQLVYSVDDAMRNAPGIQKMWEATGRAGDGGSYYNTRGFITQGLLRNGIAGKVTSSIDAVNIEKIEVIKGPSATLFGSSLTSYGGAINRVTKKPFETFSAELTAAGGTQDFHRFSADINTPVTADNSLLFRLNTAYNYQGTFQEIGFDKSIAVAPSLTYKPNDRLTVNLDAELFSVKGTGKQMIFFYFPSEALGIHNAADMNLDYEKSYMGEGLTQKSRNTNLFGQVNYKISESITSSTNLTATTNSSDGFGAYFYLMPDNLVTGNDADAGQANYLVRADQSTIDSKDRSFEIQQLFTGDFQFGNMRNRVVLGLDYYATNIDETFYGSVYDTVPLNDPDYDYGDFNGTNQSAKYEKDEIDFTWPVKKKSKTYSAFISDVLNITDNLSVLAALRLDRFENAAGTEGEDFAGYNQNALSPKFGIVYQPVLDRISLFANYQNSFTNKGFYTAYDANVPEKVTQKAADLEHANQIEGGVKLDLLDGKLTTSLSYYDILVENVLRPDPNPEAAGLSTEVQDGSQRSKGFEIDVIASPLEGLNIVAGFSYNDSEFEKADADVLGRRPTTASSPYLGNLWISYRFPATIAKGLGVGFGGNYASENKIMNSVSNGIFLLPSYTVFNASAFYDFPKIRVGIKVDNLTNEHYWIGYTTANPQSTRHMVASLSYKF comes from the coding sequence ATGAGATCATCTACTATATTGGGCTGTAGTGCCTTACTTTCTTTGTGTTTGCTGTATAACCCATCGCACGCACAACTCTCTGGTCCGTCGGCTGCGAGCGAAATCGAAGCACAACATGCAGAAGACGAATCGCAACGTCCTGGATCTATATCCGGATTGATACTTTCTGAAAACGACGAACCTCTTGTTGGGATCAGCTTAAATCTGGATGAATTATCCCTGAAGATAACCAGTGATGAACACGGTCGCTTTGAGCTGAAGAATATTCCGCCCGGAAATTATACGATCACCGCTTCTGGTCTGGGCTACGCAGCGTCTAAGCAAAACGTTATAGTCCGGGGTGGTCGCAATACCGAACTGAACCTACAGCTAAATAAGACTACCCAATCGCTTAACGAAGTAGTCATTACCGGTTCTCAGAATCGTTTCGCCAGAAAAGAAAGTGACTTTGTAGCGAAGATGCCCTTGCTGAATATAGAAAACCCGCAAGTGTACAACTCAATTGGCAAAGAACTATTGGCTGATCAATTGGTCTATTCAGTAGACGATGCGATGCGCAATGCTCCCGGAATCCAAAAAATGTGGGAAGCAACGGGTAGAGCCGGCGATGGTGGAAGCTACTATAACACTCGAGGTTTTATCACCCAAGGCTTATTGAGAAATGGTATTGCAGGAAAAGTTACCAGCTCGATCGACGCAGTCAATATTGAGAAAATCGAAGTAATAAAAGGCCCTTCAGCCACCTTATTTGGCAGCTCACTAACTTCCTACGGGGGAGCGATTAACCGGGTAACAAAAAAACCTTTTGAAACTTTCAGTGCGGAACTAACGGCTGCCGGAGGTACGCAAGATTTCCATCGCTTTAGCGCAGATATCAATACACCGGTGACTGCTGATAACTCCTTACTGTTCCGGTTAAACACAGCTTATAATTATCAAGGCACGTTTCAGGAAATAGGGTTTGACAAAAGCATTGCTGTAGCCCCGAGTTTGACTTACAAACCGAACGACCGGCTGACGGTTAATCTGGATGCCGAATTATTCTCGGTTAAGGGTACCGGGAAACAAATGATTTTCTTCTATTTCCCATCAGAAGCCCTTGGTATTCATAACGCAGCCGACATGAATTTGGATTATGAAAAGTCATATATGGGTGAAGGGTTGACACAAAAATCAAGAAATACCAATTTATTTGGTCAAGTGAATTACAAAATTTCTGAATCGATTACATCGTCGACCAACTTGACAGCTACAACCAACTCTTCCGACGGTTTCGGTGCTTATTTCTATCTGATGCCAGACAACTTGGTAACAGGAAATGACGCAGATGCCGGGCAGGCTAACTACCTTGTACGGGCTGACCAGTCGACCATAGATAGCAAAGATCGCAGCTTTGAAATCCAACAGCTATTTACGGGCGACTTCCAATTCGGCAATATGCGCAATCGTGTAGTTCTCGGACTTGATTACTATGCTACAAATATTGATGAAACATTTTACGGAAGCGTTTATGACACCGTCCCGCTAAACGATCCGGATTACGATTATGGGGACTTTAACGGTACAAACCAATCTGCTAAATATGAGAAAGATGAGATTGATTTCACCTGGCCGGTAAAGAAGAAGTCGAAAACTTACAGCGCTTTTATCTCCGATGTTCTCAATATTACGGATAACTTAAGTGTATTAGCTGCTTTACGTTTGGACCGGTTTGAAAATGCGGCCGGTACTGAAGGTGAAGACTTCGCTGGTTACAATCAAAATGCGCTTTCACCAAAGTTTGGTATCGTCTACCAGCCTGTTCTTGACCGCATTTCTCTATTCGCAAATTACCAAAATAGTTTTACCAACAAAGGCTTTTATACGGCATACGATGCCAACGTGCCTGAAAAAGTCACCCAGAAAGCTGCCGACCTGGAACATGCCAACCAGATCGAAGGTGGAGTAAAACTTGATTTGCTTGACGGAAAACTAACAACTTCCTTAAGCTATTACGATATATTGGTAGAGAATGTGCTGAGGCCAGACCCCAACCCTGAAGCGGCAGGACTTTCTACCGAAGTGCAGGATGGATCACAACGAAGTAAGGGTTTTGAAATCGATGTCATTGCCAGTCCGCTTGAAGGGCTCAATATTGTAGCTGGATTTTCATACAATGATTCGGAGTTTGAAAAAGCAGACGCCGATGTTCTGGGACGCCGACCTACAACAGCCTCTTCGCCTTATCTTGGTAATCTGTGGATAAGCTACCGCTTTCCAGCAACTATTGCTAAAGGACTCGGTGTAGGATTTGGTGGAAATTATGCCAGTGAAAACAAAATCATGAACAGTGTGTCCAACGGCATATTCCTCCTCCCCTCTTATACGGTATTCAATGCTTCTGCCTTTTACGATTTTCCAAAAATACGGGTAGGTATCAAAGTAGATAACCTAACCAATGAACATTACTGGATTGGTTACACGACGGCTAACCCACAATCAACCCGCCATATGGTGGCAAGCCTTTCTTATAAATTTTAA
- a CDS encoding PepSY-associated TM helix domain-containing protein → MKATTIKNWFHIHKWTSLISTIFLLMLCITGLPLIFTEEIDHMLEDDIEIAAPANGEEASVDMVIKAGMDHLPGNEMKYAFWDEKHHPGQVFLTMADSSEAPIEADHYLTMNAKTATVLENPPNEMTFMLLMYYLHVEMLAGIPGKLFLGLMGTLFFVAIISGVVLYGPIMKKYDFGMIRAQKSKRLKWLDLHNLLGIVTLVWASVVGLTGVINTLADPAIQLWRANDLAEMVADYKDQPKAKGELASLDDAIAKAEEAAPDMEVSFVAFPGTLYSSSHHYAIYLIGNTPLTSRIIKPALIDAKTGEFTAIRDLPWYLKTILISQPFHFGDYGGLPMKILWTIFDLATIVVLISGLYLWFARRKAKSEQLARLVKNAEYLSAAQEKEDEFENEKEALKQDGN, encoded by the coding sequence ATGAAAGCAACGACTATAAAAAATTGGTTCCATATCCATAAATGGACGAGTTTGATCAGCACTATTTTCCTTCTCATGCTCTGCATTACGGGTCTTCCCCTCATTTTTACAGAAGAAATTGACCATATGTTGGAAGATGATATCGAGATCGCCGCGCCAGCAAATGGTGAGGAAGCCAGCGTGGATATGGTTATTAAAGCAGGAATGGACCATTTGCCGGGAAACGAAATGAAGTACGCCTTTTGGGATGAAAAACATCATCCGGGTCAGGTATTCCTAACCATGGCCGATTCATCTGAAGCACCGATCGAAGCGGACCATTATTTGACTATGAATGCCAAAACAGCTACCGTTCTTGAAAATCCTCCAAATGAAATGACATTTATGCTGTTGATGTATTATCTCCATGTGGAAATGCTCGCTGGAATTCCGGGCAAGCTGTTTCTTGGTCTGATGGGAACGTTGTTTTTCGTAGCCATTATCTCTGGAGTGGTTCTGTATGGTCCTATTATGAAGAAATATGATTTCGGGATGATCAGAGCCCAGAAATCTAAACGTTTAAAATGGCTTGACCTGCACAACTTACTCGGTATCGTTACGTTGGTATGGGCAAGCGTTGTTGGTCTGACGGGGGTTATCAATACCCTCGCCGACCCGGCAATACAGCTGTGGCGGGCAAATGACCTCGCAGAGATGGTAGCTGACTATAAAGATCAACCCAAAGCGAAAGGTGAGCTGGCCTCTTTAGATGATGCCATAGCGAAAGCAGAAGAGGCTGCCCCCGACATGGAGGTGTCTTTCGTTGCCTTTCCGGGTACACTCTATTCCAGCAGCCATCACTATGCGATTTATTTAATAGGTAATACACCACTTACGTCACGCATTATTAAACCTGCGTTAATTGACGCGAAAACCGGTGAATTTACGGCTATTAGAGATCTTCCCTGGTATTTAAAAACGATTTTGATTTCACAACCCTTTCACTTTGGAGACTACGGGGGTTTGCCCATGAAAATCTTATGGACAATTTTTGATCTTGCTACCATCGTTGTGCTTATATCCGGGTTGTATCTTTGGTTTGCGCGTCGAAAGGCAAAATCAGAACAATTAGCTCGTTTAGTAAAGAACGCGGAATACCTGTCCGCTGCTCAAGAGAAAGAGGATGAATTTGAAAATGAAAAAGAAGCATTAAAACAAGATGGCAACTAG